The Candidatus Methylomirabilota bacterium DNA window GCTGGGCCAGGCCCTCCTTCAGCCGGAGGCGCCGCTCTACCGCAAGCCGTTCGTCGAGCCGGGCCAGTTCGTCCCCGTCGCCAAGGTGCTGGTGCCGGCGAGCCTCATGGTGCTGGCCACGCACTGGCTCGGTCTCTACGTCGCCGGCGGGCTGTACCTCGGCGCCTACATGCGCTGGATCGGCCGGCACTCCTGGGCGCTGACCGTGCTCTTGAGCGTGGCCATCCCGGCCGCCACCTTCCTCCTCTTCGAGGTGTGGTTCCTGGTGCCGATGCCCAAAGGGCCCCTGGAAGCGCTCATCGGTTACTGAAGAGGGATCGATGGGCGGGCTCGAGCACCTCGTCATGGGCTTTCAGATCGCGATCACGCCGTTCAACCTCGCCATGACCGTGATCGGAATCATCCTCGGCACGATCATCGGCGTCCTGCCCGGACTCGGGGGCGCCAACGGCGTGGCCATCCTGCTGCCTCTCACCTTCACGATGCCGCCCACCTCGGCGATCATCCTCCTGACCTCGCTCTACTGGGGCGCGCTCTTCGGCGGGGCCATCACG harbors:
- a CDS encoding tripartite tricarboxylate transporter TctB family protein, translating into MRRADVVCALVLLAGAAVVIGEGLRLRIGWGTDGPEPGFFVFYLGLALAIASAAVLGQALLQPEAPLYRKPFVEPGQFVPVAKVLVPASLMVLATHWLGLYVAGGLYLGAYMRWIGRHSWALTVLLSVAIPAATFLLFEVWFLVPMPKGPLEALIGY